A region of Panicum virgatum strain AP13 chromosome 8N, P.virgatum_v5, whole genome shotgun sequence DNA encodes the following proteins:
- the LOC120686625 gene encoding myb-related protein 308-like — translation MGRSPCCEQAHTNKGAWTKEEDQRLIAYIKAHGEGCWRSLPKAAGLLRCGKSCRLRWINYLRPDLKRGNFTEEEDELIIKFHELFGNKWSLIAGRLPGRTDNEIKNYWNTHIKRKLLARGIDPQTHRPLAAAAPGQQQPQQQHYQLEPQKRHAAAAPGHHDHHPQDRLEVLSDSPEACSRSSDDEPRSATPPPPVPAQRRRLDIDLNLSISLAPYQPLEYSTSTPPAQEAVAAAIPTAAGRNNATAAVCLCLNSLGYRPGVECVCGGGAASRQQQEQWARIFLPAAPCYRGQ, via the exons ATGGGGAGGTCCCCGTGCTGCGAGCAGGCGCACACGAACAAGGGCGCGTGGACCAAGGAGGAGGACCAGCGCCTCATCGCCTACATCAAGGCCCACGGCGAGGGCTGCTGGAGGTCGCTCCCCAAGGCCGCAG ggctGCTGCGGTGCGGGAAGAGCTGCCGGCTGCGGTGGATCAACTACCTGCGCCCGGACCTCAAGCGCGGCAACttcaccgaggaggaggacgagctcaTCATCAAGTTCCACGAGCTCTTCGGCAACAA GTGGTCGCTCAtcgccgggaggctgccgggccGGACGGACAACGAGATCAAGAACTACTGGAACACGCACATCAAGCGCAAGCTCCTCGCCCGCGGCATCGACCCGCAGACGcaccgcccgctcgccgccgccgcgccgggccagcagcagccgcagcagcagcattaCCAGCTGGAGCCGCAGAagcggcacgccgccgccgctccgggccATCACGACCACCACCCACAGGATCGTCTCGAGGTCCTCTCCGACTCGCCCGAGGCCTGCAGCCGCAGCAGCGACGATGAGCCGCGGTCCGCCACGCCACCTCCTCCGGtgccggcgcagcggcggcgcctcgaCATCGACCTCAACCTGTCCATCAGCCTGGCGCCCTACCAGCCGCTGGAGTACTCCACCAGCACGCCACCGGCGCAGGaagccgtggcggcggcgataCCCACGGCAGCAGGCCGCAAcaacgcgacggcggcggtgtgccTGTGCCTCAACAGCCTGGGCTACCGGCCGGGCGTCGAGTgcgtctgcggcggcggcgccgcctccaggcagcagcaggagcaatgGGCTCGGATTTTTTTGCCGGCAGCACCCTGCTACCGAGGCCAATAG